From a single Mangifera indica cultivar Alphonso chromosome 19, CATAS_Mindica_2.1, whole genome shotgun sequence genomic region:
- the LOC123203552 gene encoding probable cinnamyl alcohol dehydrogenase 6 encodes MAQTTPNHTQTVAGWAAHDPSGKITPYIFKRRENGVDDVTIKIMYCGICHTDLHHVRNDWGITMYPVVPGHEITGVVTKVGSNVKSFKIGDKVGVGCIAASCLKCEFCKSSQENYCDQLQFVYNGIFWDGSITYGGYSEMLVADHRYVVHLPENLSMAATAPLLCAGITVFTSLKDNNLTESPGKKIGVVGLGGLGHVAIKFGKAFGHHVTVISTSPSKEKEAREFLGADDFIVSFNEEQMKAGTRTLDFILDTVAAKHSLGPILELLKVNGTLSFVAAPDKPLELPAFPLIFGKRSVKGSIIGGMKETQEMMDVCGKYNITCNIEVIKPDQINEALDRLARNDVRYRFVIDIAGEDSANIH; translated from the exons ATGGCTCAAACTACTCCAAATCACACCCAGACGGTGGCTGGCTGGGCAGCTCATGATCCGTCCGGCAAGATCACCCCTTACATATTCAAGCGAAG AGAGAACGGCGTCGACGATGTCACCATAAAGATTATGTATTGTGGGATCTGCCATACCGATCTCCATCACGTCAGAAACGACTGGGGCATCACCATGTATCCTGTTGTTCCAGG GCATGAAATTACTGGGGTGGTTACAAAGGTTGGAAGCAACGTAAAGAGTTTCAAGATAGGAGATAAGGTGGGGGTTGGATGTATAGCGGCATCTTGTTTGAAGTGTGAGTTTTGCAAAAGCTCGCAAGAGAACTACTGCGATCAGCTCCAATTTGTGTATAATGGCATCTTCTGGGATGGTAGTATCACTTATGGCGGCTACTCTGAAATGCTAGTTGCAGATCACAG ATATGTGGTGCACCTACCGGAGAATTTGTCTATGGCTGCTACAGCACCGCTGTTGTGCGCTGGAATAACAGTGTTCACCTCTTTGAAAGACAATAATTTGACAGAGTCACCTGGAAAAAAGATAGGAGTGGTCGGTCTGGGGGGCCTAGGACATGTGGCAATAAAATTCGGGAAGGCATTTGGTCATCATGTAACAGTCATCAGCACCTCGCCCTCCAAGGAAAAAGAGGCCAGAGAGTTTTTGGGTGCAGATGATTTCATCGTCAGTTTCAATGAAGAACAAATGAAG GCAGGGACGAGAACTCTGGATTTCATATTGGACACGGTGGCAGCGAAGCACTCTCTTGGACCAATTTTAGAACTGCTCAAGGTGAATGGGACATTATCTTTTGTAGCTGCACCAGACAAGCCCCTTGAACTTCCTGCATTTCCCTTGATATTCG GCAAGAGAAGTGTAAAGGGCAGCATAATAGGTGGAATGAAGGAGACGCAGGAGATGATGGATGTGTGTGGTAAGTACAACATTACATGCAACATTGAGGTCATAAAACCAGACCAAATCAATGAAGCCCTTGATCGCCTTGCAAGAAATGATGTCAGATATCGCTTTGTAATCGACATTGCTGGGGAGGACTCAGCCAATATTCATTAA
- the LOC123202584 gene encoding ribonuclease P protein subunit p25-like protein: MDRYQRVEKPKAETPIDENEIRITSQGRMRSYITYAMSLLQEKGSNEVVFKAMGRAINKTVTIVELIKRRIVGLHQNTAIGSTDITDMWEPLEEGLLPLETTRHVSMITITLSKKELNTSAVGYQPPLPAEQFRASTEFDYDGDGSPSGRRRGRSGRGRLRGRGNGFVPVEYEDGGWDRNNRGYARGRGRGRGRSFRGRGRGGYNGPYVDGNFNNEAPAQGSGRGRGRGYRGRGRGYRSNGPIQAAA; the protein is encoded by the exons ATGGATCGGTACCAGAGAGTAGAGAAGCCAAAAGCAGAGACTCCAATCGACGAAAATGAGATTCGAATTACCAGTCAAGGGAGGATGCGCAGCTATATCACTTATGCCATGAGTCTGCTTcaa GAAAAAGGTTCAAACGAAGTTGTATTTAAGGCAATGGGAAGGGCTATCAATAAGACTGTGACCATAGTGGAGTTAATTAAG AGAAGAATTGTTGGTCTTCATCAGAATACAGCTATTGGTTCCACAGACATAACTGATATGTGGGAGCCTCTGGAAGAAGGCCTGCTTCC TTTGGAAACCACAAGGCATGTGTCAATGATTACAATAACACTTTCAAAGAAGGAATTAAATACCTCTGCTGTTGG GTATCAGCCTCCACTGCCAGCTGAACAGTTTAGGGCATCCACAGAATTTGATTATGATGGAG ATGGTTCACCTAGTGGCCGGCGTAGGGGTCGATCAGGCAGAGGAAGGTTGAGAGGAAGAG GGAATGGTTTTGTGCCTGTTGAGTATGAAGATGGAGGTTGGGACCGCAACAATCGGGGGTATGCTAGAGGTAGGGGTCGAGGAAGGGGACGTAGTTTCCGTGGCCGTGGGAGGGGAGGATACAATGGACCTTATGTTGATGGAAACTTCAATAATGAAGCACCTGCTCAAGGCAGTG GTCGTGGTCGTGGGAGGGGATACCGTGGAAGAGGTCGTGGCTACAGATCAAATGGACCGATCCAGGCAGCAGCATGA
- the LOC123202692 gene encoding V-type proton ATPase subunit B 2-like codes for MGAATNVVDMEEGTLEIGMEYRTVSGVAGPLVILDKVKGPKYQEIVNIRLGDGTMRRGQVLEVDGEKAVVQVFEGTSGIDNKFTTVQFTGEVLKTHVSLDMLGRIFNGSGKPIDNGPPILPEAYLDISGSSIDPGERTYPEEMIQTGISTIDVMNSIARGQKIPLFSAAGLPHNEIAAQIRHQAGLVKRLEKPGDHIMDGKEDNFAIVFAAMGVNMETAQFFKRDFEENGSMERVTLFLNLANDSTIERIITPRIALTTAEYLAYECGKHVLVILTDMSSYADALREVCAAREEVPGRRGYPGYMYTDLATIYERAGRIEGRKGSITQIPILTMPNDDITHPTPDLTGYITEGQIYIDRQLHNRQIYPPINVLPSLSRLMKSAIGEGMTRRDHADVSNQLYANYAIGKDVQSMKAVVGEEALSSEDLLYLEFLDKFERKFVTQGAYDTLNIFQSLDLTWTLLRIFPHELLHRIPAKTLDNYYSRDRTN; via the exons ATGGGAGCCGCCACAAACGTTGTTGACATGGAGGAGGGAACTCTCGAGATCGGCATGG AGTATAGAACTGTTTCTGGTGTTGCAGGGCCACTGGTTATTCTTGATAAAGTCAAG GGTCCAAAGTATCAGGAGATTGTCAACATCCGTCTGGGAGATGGAACGATGAGACGAGGGCAAGTCTTGGAAGTTGATGGGGAGAAAGCAGTTGTGCAG GTTTTTGAAGGAACATCAGGAATCGACAACAAATTCACAACTGTGCAGTTTACGGGGGAG GTGCTGAAAACACATGTGTCATTGGATATGCTCGGGCGCATATTTAATGGCTCTGGAAAGCCCATTGATAATGGTCCACCGATTTTACCTGAGGCTTACCTTGATATATCTG GAAGCTCCATAGACCCTGGTGAGAGAACCTATCCAGAGGAGATGATACAAACGGGGATTTCTACTATTGATGTGATGAACTCCATTGCTCGTGGACAGAAGATTCCTCTTTTTTCTGCTGCTGGTCTTCCCCATAATGAAATAGCTGCGCAGATCCGTCATCAGGCTGGTCTTGTAAAGCGGCTGGAAAAGCCTGGTGATCACATCATG GATGGGAAAGAGGACAATTTTGCCATTGTATTTGCTGCTATGGGTGTAAACATGGAGACAGCTCAATTTTTTAAGCGTGATTTTGAGGAGAATGGATCAATGGAGAGAGTGACTCTTTTCTTAAACCTG GCAAATGACTCCACTATCGAACGAATTATCACTCCTCGTATTGCCCTCACAACTGCAGAATATTTGGCTTATGAATGTGGAAAACATGTTTTAGTTATATTGACAGATATGAGTTCTTATGCTGATGCTCTTCGAGAG GTATGTGCTGCCCGAGAAGAAGTACCAGGAAGGCGTGGATACCCTGGATATATGTATACTGATTTGGCAACAATTTATGAACGTGCTGGACGTATTGAAGGACGAAAGGGCTCCATTACTCAAATTCCCATTTTAACGATGCCTAATGATG aTATTACGCATCCTACCCCAGATCTTACTGGTTATATTACTGAGGGGCAGATTTACATTGATAGGCAACTCCATAATCGACAG ATATATCCACCTATCAATGTGCTTCCATCCCTTTCTCGGTTAATGAAG AGTGCTATTGGTGAGGGAATGACTCGTCGAGACCATGCTGATGTGTCCAACCAG CTGTATGCAAATTATGCTATTGGAAAAGACGTCCAATCTATGAAAGCTGTGGTTGGAGAAGAAGCACTTTCTTCGGAGGATCTG CTGTATCTGGAGTTCTTGGACAAATTTGAGAGGAAATTTGTGACCCAAGGGGCGTATGACACCCTTAACATCTTTCAGTCGCTCGATTTGACTTGGACACTGCTTCGTATCTTTCCCCACGAGCTTCTCCATCGTATACCAGCCAAGACACTGGACAATTATTACAGTCGCGACAGAACAAACTGA
- the LOC123202936 gene encoding protein FD-like — MWPSASRNNNTSCSRSPSKSKSTSSTCSSPAPFSPSYSSPTRTTMEEVWRDISLSSLDDHSNSILSNNINKYSNNRRSNYPSLILQDFLARPFNNDPSPRRPSSEPSFPLKSPLATMLSLNSGSACSDVQHPESGSCPARPNQKLNGHHSSGTCSLGCSHNSVLDATGSPTVFPPYCKKRVSEKDEYSEERRHKRMIKNRESAARSRARKQESFCPFSLSFKFSFCVCG; from the coding sequence ATGTGGCCTTCAGCCAGCAGGAACAACAATACTAGTTGTTCCCGTTCaccttcaaaatcaaaatctacCTCCTCCACTTGTTCATCTCCGGCACCTTTCTCTCCATCTTATTCTTCTCCAACCAGAACAACCATGGAAGAAGTTTGGAGAGATATCAGCTTATCTTCTCTGGACGACCATTCCAACTCAATCCTCTCTAATAACATTAACAAGTACAGCAACAACCGACGTTCAAACTATCCCAGTTTGATACTTCAAGATTTCTTGGCTAGACCCTTCAACAATGACCCATCACCTAGACGTCCCTCTTCTGAACCAAGTTTTCCTTTGAAGTCTCCTCTTGCCACCATGCTCAGCTTAAATTCTGGCTCTGCTTGTTCAGATGTTCAACACCCGGAAAGTGGTTCATGTCCTGCAAGACCTAACCAAAAGTTAAATGGTCATCACAGTTCAGGAACTTGCTCTCTTGGTTGTTCTCACAACTCTGTTCTAGATGCTACGGGTTCTCCAACAGTGTTTCCTCCATATTGCAAGAAAAGGGTCTCAGAAAAAGACGAATATTCTGAAGAGCGGCGACATAAGCGCATGATCAAGAACAGAGAGTCAGCCGCTCGGTCTAGAGCTAGAAAACAGGAATCTTTTTGTCCTTTCTCACtctctttcaaattttctttctgtGTTTGTGGTTAA
- the LOC123203378 gene encoding la-related protein 1C-like, which translates to MTADSTSNHHSPRASGDSGDGRSSPQLRRKSLPSPWAQIVRGEPESASVSAAAQHSPSSPSPPLPLTSSPSESNDNFPSSKVASASSSSPPDNLIAAKNLDAANNSNAALSKKPAWNKLSDSVVEVATVMGADSWPALSETTKPPPKSSLADSSSSKTLSDGSASTNQVPVIPILPLKNPNLNPNRAMPVRQRSRRGGGASSSGGGPAQTGFLRSPQLPPPPPPLSPAFPIAMPPNSVGNVVQPFPDLCPIEPLYRGNNWETRSVGGFVSQSHPVNEPRNSTRRGNYGPRGDGSYHNNYGGRRAQDRGTYANARDVHLQQQRGPPRSFVRPPPPGAGTFVPPQHVRPFVNSMPIPEFIYVPTNMFMTAPILMPVAEHPLQTMLVHQIDYYFSDENLAKDEFLKSNMDDQGYVPIILIANFPRVRNLTNNIQFILDSLRTSAVVEVQEEKVRRRNEWVKYIPHSSQVPNESGFPSPSGPSYGNLATSFQKITMEEDEANPHSEDASGRHFSKLASQSKLYYGDGSEDTLSNKN; encoded by the exons ATGACGGCTGATTCTACTTCCAATCATCACTCTCCACGTGCTTCTGGGGACTCCGGTGACGGCCGTTCTAGCCCTCAATTACGGCGAAAGAGTTTGCCCTCGCCTTGGGCTCAGATTGTACGAGGCGAGCCGGAATCAGCTTCAGTTTCAGCGGCTGCTCAGCATTCTCCTTCATCGCCATCACCGCCGCTGCCATTGACTTCTTCTCCGTCTGAGTCAAACGATAACTTCCCTTCTTCGAAGGTGGCTTCAGCCTCGTCTTCTTCGCCACCGGATAATTTAATCGCTGCTAAGAACTTGGATGCTGCTAATAATAGCAATGCGGCTCTATCAAAGAAGCCGGCTTGGAACAAACTTTCAGACAGCGTCGTTGAAGTCGCTACTGTCATGGGAGCGGATTCTTGGCCCGCGTTATCTGAAACCACTAAGCCTCCGCCAAAATCATCATTGGCAGACTCTTCTTCATCAAAGACCCTTTCCGATGGATCAGCCTCAACTAATCAG GTGCCTGTAATCCCAATTTTACCTTTGAAGAACCCTAATTTGAACCCGAATCGGGCAATGCCAGTGCGACAAAGGTCGAGGCGAGGTGGTGGTGCTAGCAGCTCTGGGGGTGGCCCTGCACAGACTGGTTTCCTTAGGTCTCCTCAGCTACCTCCGCCACCTCCACCACTATCACCAGCATTCCCTATTGCAATGCCTCCAAATAGTGTTGGTAATGTTGTGCAGCCGTTTCCAGATCTTTGTCCAATAGAGCCTCTATATAGAGGCAATAACTGGGAAACCAGATCTGTGGGAGGATTTGTGTCTCAATCACATCCTGTGAATGAGCCCCGCAATTCTACACGGAGAGGTAACTATGGGCCACGTGGAGATGGTTCTTACCATAACAATTATGGGGGTAGACGGGCTCAAGACCGTGGAACCTATGCAAACGCCAGAGACGTTCATCTGCAGCAGCAGAGAGGTCCTCCGAGGAGTTTTGTTAGACCTCCACCACCTGGTGCTGGCACATTTGTGCCACCTCAACATGTTAGACCTTTTGTAAACTCCATGCCGATTCCTG AATTCATATATGTTCCTACAAATATGTTCATGACTGCACCGATACTAATGCCTGTGGCAGAACATCCTCTCCAGACTATGTTGGTCCATCAGATTGATTATTATTtcag TGATGAGAACTTAGCAAAAGACGAATTTTTGAAGTCTAACATGGATGATCAAGGATACGTACCGATTATTTTAATTGCAAACTTTCCTCGA GTTAGGAATTTGACAAATAACATTCAGTTTATATTGGATTCCTTGAGAACCTCAGCTGTGGTGGAAGTACAG GAAGAAAAGGTGAGGCGCCGTAATGAATGGGTGAAATATATTCCTCATTCCAGTCAGGTTCCCAATGAGTCAGGATTTCCATCTCCGAGTGGACCAAGTTATGGAAATCTCGCAACTTCATTTCAGAAGATCACAATGGAAGAAGATGAGGCAAACCCTCATTCTGAGGATGCTTCAGGAAGACATTTCTCCAAATTGGCTAGCCAGTCAAAACTCTACTATGGCGACGGTTCTGAAGATACATTATCAAACAAAAACTGA
- the LOC123203066 gene encoding peroxidase 64-like has translation MAAIFTLIFALLNLMLQISSPVFSLDVHYYDHTCPGLETTVTNAVGKAMKNDKTVPAALLRMHFHDCFIRGCDGSVLLNSMANNKAEKDGPPNISLHAFHVIDHAKKAVEALCPGVVSCADILALAARDAVALSGGPSWDVPKGRKDGRISKATDTRQLPAPTFNISQLQQSFSQRGLSMEDLVALSGGHSLGFSHCSSFQNRIHNFNATVDIDPSMNPSFAAHLRSVCPAHNNVRSAGSPLDPSATVFDNAYYKLLLQGKSIFSSDQALLTTPKTRDLVSLYASSKMAFEKAFVQSMIKMSSITGGQEIRLDCRVVN, from the exons ATGGCAGCCATTTTTACGCTCATATTTGCCCTTCTCAATCTCATGCTTCAAATTTCTTCCCCTGTATTCTCGCTTGACGTCCACTACTATGATCACACTTGCCCTGGGCTGGAGACCACAGTCACCAATGCCGTCGGTAAAGCGATGAAAAACGACAAAACAGTTCCTGCTGCACTACTTCGCATGCACTTCCATGATTGTTTTATCAGA GGTTGCGATGGTTCAGTTTTGTTGAACTCAATGGCGAATAATAAAGCAGAAAAAGATGGACCTCCCAACATTTCATTGCATGCGTTTCATGTAATTGACCATGCAAAGAAAGCGGTGGAAGCTTTGTGCCCTGGCGTCGTCTCTTGTGCTGATATCTTGGCTCTTGCTGCTCGAGATGCAGTTGCTTTG TCAGGAGGTCCCTCTTGGGATGTACCAAAAGGGAGGAAAGATGGTAGAATTTCGAAGGCTACCGATACCAGACAGTTGCCAGCTCCCACCTTtaatatttctcaacttcagCAAAGCTTCTCCCAGAGGGGTCTTTCCATGGAAGACCTCGTGGCTCTCTCAG gtgGCCATTCCCTTGGGTTCTCTCACTGCTCATCCTTTCAAAACAGAATCCACAATTTCAATGCCACCGTCGACATCGACCCATCAATGAACCCGTCTTTTGCAGCCCATTTAAGAAGCGTATGTCCTGCGCACAACAATGTGAGAAGTGCAGGTTCCCCATTAGACCCCTCGGCCACCGTATTTGACAACGCATACTACAAGCTACTTCTTCAGGGAAAGAGCATTTTCTCTTCCGATCAAGCTCTACTCACTACCCCAAAGACTAGAGATCTGGTTTCCCTGTACGCCAGTTCCAAAATGGCCTTTGAAAAGGCTTTCGTGCAGTCCATGATCAAAATGAGTAGCATCACTGGTGGACAAGAGATTAGGCTCGATTGTAGAGTAGTTAATTAG
- the LOC123203553 gene encoding protein Abitram-like — protein MSDHGVSQTNNSETEEEELRRLLVPDIHDLPLTPPSAVDFNFVAYFSPDFIKPGHDQYVYRHANGLCVIGLAPTHVAFKDEGGITAVDFNVGKSDRSNFKVTGKRKKNAQHFESNTALCKVCTSNESYIVRCCVKGSLLEVNDRLIKQPGLLNTSADREGYIAIIMPKPADWLKIKNSLLSSEEYKKMREAS, from the exons ATGAGCGACCACGGCGTCAGCCAAACAAACAATTCAGAAACCGAAGAGGAGGAGTTGCGTAGGCTTCTGGTCCCCGATATACACGATCTTCCTCTAACGCCTCCCTCTGCCGTTGATTTCAACTTCGTCGCCTACTTTTCGCCAG aCTTTATAAAACCAGGACATGATCAATACGTTTATCGCCATGCGAACGG TTTGTGCGTAATCGGTTTGGCTCCTACCCATGTGGCTTTTAAGGATGAAGGTGGAATCACCGCTGTTGATTTCAACGTTGGGAAGTCTGATCGTAGTAACTTTAAGGTCACCGGGAAGCGAAAGAAG AATGCTCAACACTTTGAGTCGAACACTGCTTTATGTAAAGTTTGTACCAGTAATGAGTCTTACATTGTGAG GTGTTGTGTTAAGGGCTCACTGTTGGAAGTGAATGATCGATTGATTAAACAGCCGGGATTGCTCAATACATCG GCAGATAGAGAAGGGTACATTGCCATAATCATGCCAAAACCAGCAGATTGGCTGAAGATCAAGAACTCATTATTAAGCAGTGAAGAatacaagaaaatgagagaagCTAGCTAA